In Astatotilapia calliptera chromosome 20, fAstCal1.2, whole genome shotgun sequence, one genomic interval encodes:
- the znf740b gene encoding zinc finger protein 740b isoform X1, with protein sequence MTHHSSNSVRDHMKWAGLLGCEAVLSSMALMQANNIPGQKKMMSPLGQGQRTSPESHQTHSQHSQNHHSHQVHHGQPHHSHMGHPSTGSCPPLLIRKDGDYHTSRIIEGKGMQANQNMQPKKKHKKSGLANKVKVEHLVPSVDMDDDSSLKVQKNFICDHCYGAFRSSYHLKRHILTHTGEKPFACDACDMRFIQRYHLDRHKRVHSGEKPYQCDRCHQNFSRTDRLLRHRRLCTVGMSKEESQYSQDSSTHPASWSPLHPSSNRLTV encoded by the exons ATGACACACCATTCCAGCAATTCTGTTCGAGACCATATGAAATGG GCTGGGTTGCTGGGCTGCGAGGCAGTGCTGTCCAGCATGGCCCTAATGCAAGCCAACAACATCCCAGGCCAAAAGAAGATGATGTCACCCTTGGGTCAGGGGCAAAGGACCAGTCCTGAAAGCCACCAAACCCACTCGCAGCATAGCCAGAACCACCACAGCCACCAGGTGCACCATGGACAGCCACATCACAGCCACATGGGCCATCCATCAACTGGGAGCTGCCCACCCCTG CTCATCCGGAAAGATGGAGATTATCATACATCAAGGATAATTGAGGGAAAGGGCATGCAGGCAAACCAGAATATGCAGCCcaagaagaaacacaaaaaatccgGTTTAGCCAACAAAGTAAAAGTGGAG CATTTAGTTCCATCAGTTGATATGGATGACGACAGCTCATTGAAAGTCCAGAAGAACTTCATCTGTGATCATTGCTATGGAGCTTTCCGGAGCAGCTACCACCTTAAGAGGCATATTCTtacacacacag ggGAAAAGCCATTTGCGTGTGATGCTTGTGATATGCGGTTCATTCAGCGTTACCACCTGGACAGGCACAAGAGGGTGCACAGTGGAGAAAAGCCTTATCAGTGCGATCGCTGCCATCAG AACTTCTCACGGACAGACAGGCTTCTGAGACACCGACGGCTGTGTACAGTTGGGATGAGCAAAGAGGAAAGCCAGTACTCCCAGGACTCATCTACCCATCCGGCCTCATGGAGCCCCCTACATCCTTCAAGCAACCGTCTGACTGTCTGA
- the znf740b gene encoding zinc finger protein 740b isoform X2, translating into MALMQANNIPGQKKMMSPLGQGQRTSPESHQTHSQHSQNHHSHQVHHGQPHHSHMGHPSTGSCPPLLIRKDGDYHTSRIIEGKGMQANQNMQPKKKHKKSGLANKVKVEHLVPSVDMDDDSSLKVQKNFICDHCYGAFRSSYHLKRHILTHTGEKPFACDACDMRFIQRYHLDRHKRVHSGEKPYQCDRCHQNFSRTDRLLRHRRLCTVGMSKEESQYSQDSSTHPASWSPLHPSSNRLTV; encoded by the exons ATGGCCCTAATGCAAGCCAACAACATCCCAGGCCAAAAGAAGATGATGTCACCCTTGGGTCAGGGGCAAAGGACCAGTCCTGAAAGCCACCAAACCCACTCGCAGCATAGCCAGAACCACCACAGCCACCAGGTGCACCATGGACAGCCACATCACAGCCACATGGGCCATCCATCAACTGGGAGCTGCCCACCCCTG CTCATCCGGAAAGATGGAGATTATCATACATCAAGGATAATTGAGGGAAAGGGCATGCAGGCAAACCAGAATATGCAGCCcaagaagaaacacaaaaaatccgGTTTAGCCAACAAAGTAAAAGTGGAG CATTTAGTTCCATCAGTTGATATGGATGACGACAGCTCATTGAAAGTCCAGAAGAACTTCATCTGTGATCATTGCTATGGAGCTTTCCGGAGCAGCTACCACCTTAAGAGGCATATTCTtacacacacag ggGAAAAGCCATTTGCGTGTGATGCTTGTGATATGCGGTTCATTCAGCGTTACCACCTGGACAGGCACAAGAGGGTGCACAGTGGAGAAAAGCCTTATCAGTGCGATCGCTGCCATCAG AACTTCTCACGGACAGACAGGCTTCTGAGACACCGACGGCTGTGTACAGTTGGGATGAGCAAAGAGGAAAGCCAGTACTCCCAGGACTCATCTACCCATCCGGCCTCATGGAGCCCCCTACATCCTTCAAGCAACCGTCTGACTGTCTGA
- the csad gene encoding cysteine sulfinic acid decarboxylase isoform X4 has protein sequence MSGTTVQGVFDPLDHIADICDKHKLWMHVDACWGGSVLFSKKHRHLMKGVDRANSVAWNPHKMLVAGLQCSALLLKDTTNLLKQCHSANATYLFQQDKFYDVNLDIGDKSVQCSRKVDCLKLWLMWKAVGSMGLEERVDKAFIHARYLVEQMKKREGFQLLSMPEFVNVCFWFIPPSLRGKEGTEDYQEKLAKVAPVIKERMMKQGTMMVGYQPLGNKVNFFRVTVFSPLLSQKDMDFFLDEIERLGKDL, from the exons ATGTCAGGGACCACAGTGCAGGGTGTGTTTGACCCGCTGGATCACATAGCTGATATTTGTGATAAACACAAGCTGTGGATGCATGTAGAT gCTTGCTGGGGAGGGAGCGTGCTTTTTtctaagaaacacagacatcTGATGAAAGGAGTTGACAG AGCAAATTCAGTAGCATGGAATCCCCACAAGATGCTGGTGGCTGGCCTGCAGTGTTCTGCTTTACTCCTGAAGGACACCACG AATTTGTTGAAGCAGTGCCACAGTGCCAATGCCACATACCTCTTCCAGCAAGATAAGTTCTACGATGTGAACCTGGACATTGGGGATAAGTCTGTGCAATGCAGCCGCAAGGTGGACTGTCTGAAGCTGTGGTTGATGTGGAAAGCTGTTGGCTCCATGGGCTTAGAAGAGCGTGTAGACAAGGCTTTTATTCATGCAAG ATATCTGGTGGAGCAGATGAAGAAAAGAGAGGGGTTCCAGCTTTTGAGCATG CCAGAGTTTGTGAATGTCTGCTTCTGGTTCATACCACCGAGTTTGAGAGGGAAGGAAGGAACTGAAGATTACCAGGAGAAACTGGCAAAA GTAGCTCCTGTCATCAAGGAACGTATGATGAAGCAAGGCACTATGATGGTCGGCTACCAGCCTTTGGGAAACAAGGTCAACTTTTTCCGTGTGACTGTATTCTCTCCCCTACTGTCCCAGAAAGACATGGACTTCTTCCTTGATGAAATTGAAAGACTTGGAAAGGACCTGTGA
- the csad gene encoding cysteine sulfinic acid decarboxylase isoform X1, translating to MEQASLRDLNEPLIDHAEGQFFLNEAFKIIMEEVLSNGTDVKQKVCEWKEPEELALLLDLGVRETGEPRDKLLQRVRDVAKYSVKTSHPHFFNQQYGGVDYHSLAGRFLTEALNTNLFTYEAAPVFVLMENEVLRGLRQLVGWTEGDGIFCPGGSTSNMYAMNLARYQRFPEVKSQGVWALPRLSIFTSPESHYSVKKGAAFLGIGLDNVIFVKVDDRGRLIPEDLDEKIELSKSQGAVPFLVSCMSGTTVQGVFDPLDHIADICDKHKLWMHVDACWGGSVLFSKKHRHLMKGVDRANSVAWNPHKMLVAGLQCSALLLKDTTNLLKQCHSANATYLFQQDKFYDVNLDIGDKSVQCSRKVDCLKLWLMWKAVGSMGLEERVDKAFIHARYLVEQMKKREGFQLLSMPEFVNVCFWFIPPSLRGKEGTEDYQEKLAKVAPVIKERMMKQGTMMVGYQPLGNKVNFFRVTVFSPLLSQKDMDFFLDEIERLGKDL from the exons ATGGAACAAGCTAGTCTCCGTGACCTGAATGAGCCTCTCATTGACCATGCTGAAGGCCAGTTCTTCTTAAATGAAGCCTTCAAAATTATTATGGAGGAAGTGCTCTCCAATGGCACAGATGTCAAACAGAAG GTTTGTGAGTGGAAAGAGCCCGAGGAGCTGGCTCTGCTCCTGGATTTGGGGGTGAGAGAGACAGGAGAGCCACGGGACAAGCTCCTCCAGAGAGTAAGAGATGTTGCCAAGTACAGCGTTAAAACAA GTCacccacatttttttaatcaacagtaCGGTGGGGTGGACTATCATTCCTTGGCTGGAAGATTCCTCACTGAGGCTCTCAACACTAATCT CTTCACCTATGAGGCAGCCCCAGTCTTTGTGCTGATGGAGAACGAGGTCCTCAGGGGCCTACGTCAGCTGGTTGGTTGGACAGAGGGTGATGGGATTTTCTGTCCGGGGGGCTCAACCTCCAACATGTATGCCATGAACCTCGCACGCTATCAACGCTTCCCAGAGGTCAAAAGCCAGGGGGTGTGGGCTCTCCCACGGCTAAGCATCTTTACATCTCCAGAG AGCCATTACTCTGTAAAGAAAGGCGCTGCATTTCTGGGGATTGGTTTGGACAACGTCATCTTTGTGAAAGTGGACGACAG AGGTCGTCTGATTCCAGAGGATCTGGATGAAAAAATAGAGCTGTCCAAATCTCAG GGTGCAGTCCCATTTCTTGTAAGCTGCATGTCAGGGACCACAGTGCAGGGTGTGTTTGACCCGCTGGATCACATAGCTGATATTTGTGATAAACACAAGCTGTGGATGCATGTAGAT gCTTGCTGGGGAGGGAGCGTGCTTTTTtctaagaaacacagacatcTGATGAAAGGAGTTGACAG AGCAAATTCAGTAGCATGGAATCCCCACAAGATGCTGGTGGCTGGCCTGCAGTGTTCTGCTTTACTCCTGAAGGACACCACG AATTTGTTGAAGCAGTGCCACAGTGCCAATGCCACATACCTCTTCCAGCAAGATAAGTTCTACGATGTGAACCTGGACATTGGGGATAAGTCTGTGCAATGCAGCCGCAAGGTGGACTGTCTGAAGCTGTGGTTGATGTGGAAAGCTGTTGGCTCCATGGGCTTAGAAGAGCGTGTAGACAAGGCTTTTATTCATGCAAG ATATCTGGTGGAGCAGATGAAGAAAAGAGAGGGGTTCCAGCTTTTGAGCATG CCAGAGTTTGTGAATGTCTGCTTCTGGTTCATACCACCGAGTTTGAGAGGGAAGGAAGGAACTGAAGATTACCAGGAGAAACTGGCAAAA GTAGCTCCTGTCATCAAGGAACGTATGATGAAGCAAGGCACTATGATGGTCGGCTACCAGCCTTTGGGAAACAAGGTCAACTTTTTCCGTGTGACTGTATTCTCTCCCCTACTGTCCCAGAAAGACATGGACTTCTTCCTTGATGAAATTGAAAGACTTGGAAAGGACCTGTGA
- the csad gene encoding cysteine sulfinic acid decarboxylase isoform X3, protein MPFLRGRLIPEDLDEKIELSKSQGAVPFLVSCMSGTTVQGVFDPLDHIADICDKHKLWMHVDACWGGSVLFSKKHRHLMKGVDRANSVAWNPHKMLVAGLQCSALLLKDTTNLLKQCHSANATYLFQQDKFYDVNLDIGDKSVQCSRKVDCLKLWLMWKAVGSMGLEERVDKAFIHARYLVEQMKKREGFQLLSMPEFVNVCFWFIPPSLRGKEGTEDYQEKLAKVAPVIKERMMKQGTMMVGYQPLGNKVNFFRVTVFSPLLSQKDMDFFLDEIERLGKDL, encoded by the exons ATGCCTTTTTTAAG AGGTCGTCTGATTCCAGAGGATCTGGATGAAAAAATAGAGCTGTCCAAATCTCAG GGTGCAGTCCCATTTCTTGTAAGCTGCATGTCAGGGACCACAGTGCAGGGTGTGTTTGACCCGCTGGATCACATAGCTGATATTTGTGATAAACACAAGCTGTGGATGCATGTAGAT gCTTGCTGGGGAGGGAGCGTGCTTTTTtctaagaaacacagacatcTGATGAAAGGAGTTGACAG AGCAAATTCAGTAGCATGGAATCCCCACAAGATGCTGGTGGCTGGCCTGCAGTGTTCTGCTTTACTCCTGAAGGACACCACG AATTTGTTGAAGCAGTGCCACAGTGCCAATGCCACATACCTCTTCCAGCAAGATAAGTTCTACGATGTGAACCTGGACATTGGGGATAAGTCTGTGCAATGCAGCCGCAAGGTGGACTGTCTGAAGCTGTGGTTGATGTGGAAAGCTGTTGGCTCCATGGGCTTAGAAGAGCGTGTAGACAAGGCTTTTATTCATGCAAG ATATCTGGTGGAGCAGATGAAGAAAAGAGAGGGGTTCCAGCTTTTGAGCATG CCAGAGTTTGTGAATGTCTGCTTCTGGTTCATACCACCGAGTTTGAGAGGGAAGGAAGGAACTGAAGATTACCAGGAGAAACTGGCAAAA GTAGCTCCTGTCATCAAGGAACGTATGATGAAGCAAGGCACTATGATGGTCGGCTACCAGCCTTTGGGAAACAAGGTCAACTTTTTCCGTGTGACTGTATTCTCTCCCCTACTGTCCCAGAAAGACATGGACTTCTTCCTTGATGAAATTGAAAGACTTGGAAAGGACCTGTGA
- the csad gene encoding cysteine sulfinic acid decarboxylase isoform X2, with translation MVLIVLIVGFVLLLSGVYKGTTSRERWSDMLRGRLIPEDLDEKIELSKSQGAVPFLVSCMSGTTVQGVFDPLDHIADICDKHKLWMHVDACWGGSVLFSKKHRHLMKGVDRANSVAWNPHKMLVAGLQCSALLLKDTTNLLKQCHSANATYLFQQDKFYDVNLDIGDKSVQCSRKVDCLKLWLMWKAVGSMGLEERVDKAFIHARYLVEQMKKREGFQLLSMPEFVNVCFWFIPPSLRGKEGTEDYQEKLAKVAPVIKERMMKQGTMMVGYQPLGNKVNFFRVTVFSPLLSQKDMDFFLDEIERLGKDL, from the exons ATGGTGCTAATAGTTCTGATTGTGGGCTTTGTCCTTTTACTGAGTGGTGTGTATAAGGGGACAACAAGCAGAGAGAGGTGGTCGGACATGCTCAG AGGTCGTCTGATTCCAGAGGATCTGGATGAAAAAATAGAGCTGTCCAAATCTCAG GGTGCAGTCCCATTTCTTGTAAGCTGCATGTCAGGGACCACAGTGCAGGGTGTGTTTGACCCGCTGGATCACATAGCTGATATTTGTGATAAACACAAGCTGTGGATGCATGTAGAT gCTTGCTGGGGAGGGAGCGTGCTTTTTtctaagaaacacagacatcTGATGAAAGGAGTTGACAG AGCAAATTCAGTAGCATGGAATCCCCACAAGATGCTGGTGGCTGGCCTGCAGTGTTCTGCTTTACTCCTGAAGGACACCACG AATTTGTTGAAGCAGTGCCACAGTGCCAATGCCACATACCTCTTCCAGCAAGATAAGTTCTACGATGTGAACCTGGACATTGGGGATAAGTCTGTGCAATGCAGCCGCAAGGTGGACTGTCTGAAGCTGTGGTTGATGTGGAAAGCTGTTGGCTCCATGGGCTTAGAAGAGCGTGTAGACAAGGCTTTTATTCATGCAAG ATATCTGGTGGAGCAGATGAAGAAAAGAGAGGGGTTCCAGCTTTTGAGCATG CCAGAGTTTGTGAATGTCTGCTTCTGGTTCATACCACCGAGTTTGAGAGGGAAGGAAGGAACTGAAGATTACCAGGAGAAACTGGCAAAA GTAGCTCCTGTCATCAAGGAACGTATGATGAAGCAAGGCACTATGATGGTCGGCTACCAGCCTTTGGGAAACAAGGTCAACTTTTTCCGTGTGACTGTATTCTCTCCCCTACTGTCCCAGAAAGACATGGACTTCTTCCTTGATGAAATTGAAAGACTTGGAAAGGACCTGTGA
- the LOC113013313 gene encoding uncharacterized protein LOC113013313, with protein sequence MAEESGEEIQLLRSQKPKLIEILSADPDFVLQHADARRLLPLHAYQHVKSCRTPSEKVTELLDHVIQRGPEAAKELLELFKDNALQETFPRLDFINKLKVNTRSSGGKETSEKRKQAPEIPDVIPNKRICNNGSGMVSEKQLMSVARTIGKSWRAIGREALEISSVKLEQIEEDHNLHVERVFAMLRHWRNSQREKATPTQLHSLLSQGEWMLPPESIDFLLKTD encoded by the exons ATGGCTGAGGAATCAGGAGAGGAAATCCAGCTACTCAGAAGTCAGAAGCCAAAGCTTATAGAAATCCTAAGTGCCGATCCTGACTTTGTACTCCAGCATGCAGATGCTCGCCGTCTGCTGCCTCTTCACGCCTACCAGCACGTGAAATCTTGCCGCACTCCTAGTGAAAAAGTGACAGAGCTTTTGGATCACGTCATACAGAGAGGTCCCGAAGCAGCAAAAGAACTACTGGAGCTTTTCAAGGATAACGCCTTGCAAGAAACCTTCCCAAGGCTTGACTTTATTAACAAACTGAAAGTCAACACACGGTCCTCGG GGGGGAAAGAAacctcagaaaaaagaaaacaagcgcCTGAGATACCAGATGTCATTCCAAACAAAAGGATCTGCAACAATG GCTCTGGCATGGTGAGTGAGAAACAGCTGATGTCTGTGGCCCGTACCATCGGCAAATCTTGGAGGGCGATTGGCAGAGAAGCTCTGGAAATCTCATCTGTAAAACTGGAGCAAATCGAAGAGGACCATAATCTCCATGTGGAGCGAGTCTTTGCCATGCTGCGTCACTGGCGTAACTCACAGAGGGAAAAAGCCACACCCACTCAACTGCATTCACTTCTCAGTCAGGGAGAGTGGATGTTGCCACCTGAAAGCATCGACTTCCTGTTGAAGACTGACTGA